A part of Bacteroidota bacterium genomic DNA contains:
- a CDS encoding homoserine kinase: protein MSLPLSSPAVPTVTAVGPASLSNLGPGFDALGLAITGFYDAVTLTRREAPGVGVDATHIGDPCGDLAATDLPTCDQKNTAARAARLVLEAHGAGFGATMVIEKGIPLGSGIGGSSASAVAGAVAAAGLLRLEGVLDAPVAEAILVEAVLDAESVASGGRHGDNVLPALLGGLVLVDSAAPTRFRRIIGPAPSLALALPRVQVLTKAAREALPTAVPLRDAVCNAAHLAFLLDAWRAGDWAEVGRAMMTDRLAEPVRAPLVPGYAAIRDAALDAGAPGCCLSGSGPAMVAVCRDDAHAATVANAMRAACLAAGHGAWTGPIAVDTVGGRVLS, encoded by the coding sequence GTGTCTCTGCCTCTCTCCTCCCCGGCTGTGCCTACGGTGACGGCCGTGGGCCCGGCGTCGCTCTCCAACCTCGGGCCTGGCTTCGACGCCCTCGGCCTGGCTATCACGGGCTTCTACGACGCCGTCACCCTCACGCGGCGAGAGGCCCCCGGCGTGGGCGTAGACGCTACGCACATCGGCGACCCGTGCGGAGACCTAGCGGCGACGGACCTGCCCACCTGCGACCAGAAGAACACCGCGGCGCGGGCTGCCCGGCTCGTCCTGGAGGCCCACGGGGCCGGCTTCGGTGCCACCATGGTGATCGAGAAGGGCATCCCGCTGGGCAGCGGCATCGGCGGCTCGTCGGCGAGCGCCGTCGCGGGGGCCGTCGCGGCGGCGGGCCTCCTCCGGCTTGAGGGCGTCCTCGACGCGCCGGTCGCGGAAGCCATACTCGTCGAAGCCGTCCTCGACGCCGAGTCGGTGGCGTCCGGCGGGCGCCACGGCGACAATGTGCTCCCGGCGCTCCTCGGCGGCCTCGTCCTCGTCGATTCCGCCGCGCCGACGCGCTTCCGACGCATCATCGGGCCGGCGCCATCGCTGGCGCTCGCGCTGCCGCGGGTGCAGGTGCTCACCAAGGCCGCCCGCGAGGCGCTGCCCACGGCCGTGCCGCTGCGCGACGCTGTCTGCAACGCCGCCCACCTCGCGTTCCTCCTCGATGCCTGGCGCGCGGGCGACTGGGCAGAGGTCGGCCGCGCGATGATGACCGACCGCCTCGCCGAGCCCGTACGCGCTCCGCTCGTGCCTGGCTACGCCGCCATCCGCGACGCGGCGCTGGACGCAGGCGCGCCCGGCTGCTGCCTCTCCGGTTCTGGCCCTGCGATGGTCGCCGTCTGCCGCGACGATGCCCACGCCGCCACGGTGGCCAACGCGATGCGCGCCGCGTGCCTGGCTGCGGGCCACGGTGCCTGGACCGGGCCCATCGCCGTCGACACCGTCGGAGGACGCGTCCTGTCATGA
- the dusB gene encoding tRNA dihydrouridine synthase DusB, with the protein MRIGPIDLGERPLFLAPMEDVSDPPFRLLCKRYGADFVTTEFISSGGLLYDAHDSVQKLDIYDEERPVGIQIFGGNLDQVREAAAIVDRIQPDLIDINFGCPVKKVVCKDGGAGILRNLPKMQAITEAVLEVATRPVTVKTRLGWNDQSIQILDVARMLEESGIAALAVHARTRAQMYKGEARWQWLRRLKEEGVRDIPLIGNGDATTPEKVKAMFDETGVDAVMIGRGAIGNPWIFRDAKAFLATGEVPDPPSWDERVAVVAEHLTLKCEWLGERKGTLEMRRMYGGYFKGHRGASLLRQQLMEHNTREGVLEVLLNFRPEDAAPRVSLAQPRAAKAITASLPRPSRPDVTPVALAPAESVPS; encoded by the coding sequence ATGCGCATCGGCCCCATCGACCTCGGCGAACGCCCCCTGTTTCTCGCGCCCATGGAGGACGTGAGTGACCCGCCGTTCCGGCTGCTCTGCAAGCGCTACGGGGCCGACTTCGTCACGACGGAGTTCATCTCGTCGGGCGGGCTGCTCTACGACGCGCACGACTCGGTGCAGAAGCTCGACATCTACGACGAAGAGCGCCCGGTCGGTATCCAGATCTTCGGCGGTAACCTAGATCAGGTCCGCGAGGCCGCCGCCATCGTCGACCGCATCCAGCCCGATCTGATCGACATCAACTTCGGGTGCCCGGTCAAAAAGGTCGTCTGCAAGGACGGCGGGGCGGGCATCCTCCGCAACCTGCCGAAGATGCAAGCCATCACCGAAGCCGTGCTGGAGGTGGCGACGCGTCCGGTGACCGTCAAGACGCGCCTCGGCTGGAACGACCAGTCGATCCAAATCCTCGACGTGGCGCGCATGCTGGAAGAGAGCGGCATCGCGGCCTTGGCCGTGCACGCCCGGACGCGCGCGCAGATGTACAAGGGCGAGGCACGTTGGCAGTGGCTCCGTCGTCTCAAGGAAGAGGGCGTTCGCGACATCCCGCTCATTGGCAACGGCGACGCCACCACGCCGGAGAAGGTCAAGGCGATGTTCGACGAGACTGGCGTGGACGCGGTGATGATCGGCCGCGGGGCCATCGGCAACCCGTGGATCTTCCGGGACGCGAAAGCCTTCCTGGCAACAGGCGAGGTGCCGGACCCGCCGTCGTGGGACGAGCGCGTGGCGGTCGTCGCGGAGCACCTCACGCTCAAGTGCGAGTGGCTCGGCGAGCGCAAGGGCACGCTGGAGATGCGGCGGATGTACGGCGGCTACTTCAAGGGCCACCGGGGCGCGAGTCTGCTCCGCCAGCAGCTCATGGAGCACAACACCCGGGAGGGCGTGCTGGAGGTGCTGCTCAACTTCCGGCCCGAGGACGCCGCCCCGCGCGTGTCGCTCGCCCAGCCGCGTGCTGCCAAAGCGATCACCGCTTCGCTTCCACGCCCGTCGCGCCCGGACGTGACGCCCGTCGCGCTGGCTCCGGCTGAAAGTGTCCCCAGCTAA
- a CDS encoding endonuclease — MRLLLAIFLLIAPPASAQIFPGLTGDDLLDALDGAYAPNRVLSSSQSKDRLYDTVDEVTVGGQRGVLGFYTDFFVPFDGQPSSDPSQDVFNNNAGINQEHVWPRSEGTDNNDAETDMHHLVPTRVRVNSDRASLPFAEIPDVQAVAWYRFDQTQSSTPTADRDAYSERSSSAFEPREVVKGDVARMLFYVATIYEAEVGSGGLRWFDRQLGTLLDWHDADPADAAEVARSGRVASFQGNDNPFVLDATLARRAFAPATASTNDAQPKGLRLVGPFPNPTEGRASISVVLDAPVAVQIALFDALGRRAALLHDGVLGAGPHAFSTAPSLASGTYILRVVTPDGIVTRRLTQLER; from the coding sequence ATGCGCCTCCTCCTCGCCATCTTCCTCCTGATCGCGCCCCCGGCATCGGCGCAGATCTTTCCCGGCCTCACGGGCGATGACCTCCTCGATGCGCTCGACGGCGCCTACGCGCCCAACCGCGTGCTGTCGAGCAGCCAAAGCAAAGACCGGCTCTACGACACCGTGGACGAGGTCACTGTGGGCGGCCAGCGCGGCGTGCTCGGGTTCTACACCGACTTCTTCGTGCCGTTCGACGGGCAACCGTCGTCGGACCCGTCGCAGGACGTGTTCAACAACAACGCTGGGATAAACCAGGAGCACGTCTGGCCGCGCTCGGAAGGCACGGACAACAACGATGCAGAGACAGACATGCACCACCTCGTCCCGACGCGGGTGCGGGTGAACAGCGATCGCGCGAGCCTGCCGTTCGCCGAGATCCCCGACGTGCAGGCCGTGGCGTGGTACCGCTTCGACCAGACGCAGTCGTCGACGCCCACCGCCGACCGCGACGCCTACTCGGAGCGCAGCAGTTCCGCGTTTGAGCCGCGCGAAGTCGTCAAGGGCGATGTGGCGCGGATGCTATTCTATGTCGCCACGATCTACGAGGCTGAGGTCGGCAGTGGCGGCTTGCGCTGGTTCGACCGCCAACTCGGCACCCTCCTCGACTGGCACGACGCCGATCCTGCTGATGCCGCCGAGGTCGCCCGTTCGGGGCGCGTCGCCTCGTTCCAGGGCAACGACAACCCGTTCGTCCTCGACGCCACGCTCGCCCGCCGCGCCTTCGCGCCGGCCACCGCCAGCACCAACGACGCGCAGCCCAAAGGCCTCCGCCTCGTCGGCCCATTCCCCAATCCCACGGAGGGCCGCGCGTCGATTTCGGTAGTCCTCGATGCGCCCGTGGCCGTGCAGATCGCGCTGTTCGACGCGCTTGGGCGGCGTGCGGCGCTGCTGCACGACGGCGTCCTCGGCGCCGGACCCCATGCCTTCTCGACCGCCCCGTCGCTCGCGAGCGGCACCTACATCCTGCGGGTAGTCACGCCCGACGGCATCGTGACGCGCCGCCTGACGCAGTTGGAGCGCTGA
- a CDS encoding DUF445 family protein gives MPSKDDPSGAEPTPDEPDTVRTEEAATDDGVADEAMGGEDAGDPAILEATVLEETTTAFGGNPPDLTQESGMSIPEAKELTRQRAQEAGGLLFEYMRRHLPERTPQVEEATPTMPRVKGAHARWLPVLRAVPWSLGALFLLSFAWDFAGWEASLFGRTLAFEGLLRILAVSGLIGFATNWLAITMLFQPREKRPIFGQGLVPAQRERVVYRLAQAISQELINEEIIKERIAESGVIGRYRQLGVRLVHDTLDDPDFRGELKRLAEHTVRDLLGSEEMRQKLKAIAVQKLEQNAGEGLGGLALKAYRKVRGDDFDRRIEQAIAELPDALDPVLDRLDALLDEVPAQVEAQGDAIEEIATRTVLGFVERLDVYAMIVANASRYDEQQLERLLKTTSNEQLNYIKYLGGLLGFVGGLVIWEPLLALGTFGTLGAVLWALDEALYRRR, from the coding sequence ATGCCTTCCAAAGACGACCCCAGCGGCGCCGAACCGACGCCTGACGAGCCGGATACGGTACGCACGGAGGAAGCGGCGACCGACGATGGTGTAGCGGATGAGGCTATGGGCGGTGAGGACGCGGGCGACCCGGCGATTCTAGAGGCGACCGTGCTGGAGGAGACGACGACGGCCTTCGGTGGCAATCCGCCGGATCTGACGCAGGAATCCGGGATGTCGATTCCGGAGGCGAAGGAACTAACGCGGCAGCGTGCGCAGGAAGCGGGCGGATTGCTCTTCGAGTACATGCGCCGCCATCTGCCGGAGCGGACGCCGCAGGTCGAGGAGGCCACCCCAACGATGCCACGGGTGAAGGGGGCGCATGCGCGGTGGCTCCCGGTGCTCCGCGCCGTACCGTGGTCTCTGGGTGCGCTGTTCTTGCTGTCGTTCGCGTGGGACTTCGCCGGCTGGGAGGCCTCGCTTTTCGGCCGCACACTCGCGTTCGAGGGCCTGCTGCGCATCCTCGCCGTAAGCGGGCTGATCGGGTTCGCCACCAACTGGCTCGCGATCACGATGCTTTTCCAGCCGCGCGAGAAGCGGCCCATCTTCGGCCAGGGCCTCGTGCCCGCGCAGCGCGAGCGCGTCGTCTACCGGCTCGCGCAGGCGATCTCGCAGGAGCTCATCAACGAGGAGATCATCAAGGAGCGCATCGCCGAGAGCGGCGTCATCGGGCGCTACCGCCAGCTCGGCGTCCGCCTCGTCCACGACACCCTCGACGATCCCGACTTCCGCGGCGAACTCAAACGCCTTGCCGAGCACACCGTGCGCGACCTGCTCGGCTCGGAGGAGATGCGCCAGAAGCTGAAGGCCATCGCGGTCCAGAAGCTGGAGCAGAACGCAGGCGAGGGCCTCGGCGGCCTCGCGCTCAAGGCCTACCGCAAGGTGCGCGGCGACGACTTCGACCGCCGCATCGAGCAAGCCATCGCCGAGTTGCCGGACGCGCTCGACCCTGTCCTCGACCGCCTCGACGCGCTGCTGGACGAGGTCCCGGCGCAGGTGGAGGCGCAGGGCGACGCCATTGAGGAGATCGCTACCCGGACGGTGCTCGGCTTCGTGGAGCGGCTCGACGTCTACGCGATGATCGTCGCCAACGCGAGCCGCTACGACGAGCAGCAGCTCGAACGGCTGCTGAAAACGACCTCAAACGAGCAACTCAACTACATCAAGTACCTCGGCGGACTGCTTGGCTTCGTAGGCGGACTCGTGATCTGGGAGCCGCTGCTGGCTCTCGGCACCTTCGGCACGCTCGGCGCGGTGCTGTGGGCACTCGACGAGGCGCTCTACCGGCGGAGGTGA
- the radA gene encoding DNA repair protein RadA yields MAKKKTVYVCQSCGNTSPRWMGQCTSCQGWNTFVEEKPREAIKAPVMKAADYDSGLGDGGADGFSSGGFTRKGRSGGFGARPARLREVEVSERSRLVTGLAEFDRVMGGGIMHGSLTLVAGDPGIGKSTLMTELGRHMPDATLLYVTGEESAQQVKLRAQRLGVDADQFYLFPETNVEAILSAAYDVRPDVLIVDSIQTIFRPDLTSAPGSVSQVRESAAALLDLTKTLPTSTFLVGHVTKSGSIAGPRVLEHMVDTVLHFEGDRHHAFRMLRAMKNRFGAANEIGVFEMREGGLKEVGSPSALFLAERSYGQSGSVVVCSMEGTRPLLIEVQALVTATSYGTPQRTATGFDARRLQLLLAVLEKREGLRFSQHDVFLNVAGGVRVDEPAVDLGVVLAVASSFRDIPTDSSTVVAGEVGLGGEVRAVSRIEQRLGEAKQLGFERFLLPKPSASDLRAPKGLELLPVQRVSEALDLAL; encoded by the coding sequence ATGGCGAAAAAGAAAACGGTCTACGTCTGCCAGAGTTGCGGCAACACATCGCCCCGCTGGATGGGGCAGTGTACGAGTTGCCAGGGCTGGAACACGTTCGTCGAGGAGAAGCCCCGCGAGGCGATCAAGGCGCCCGTGATGAAGGCGGCGGACTACGACAGCGGACTCGGCGACGGCGGCGCGGACGGCTTCAGCAGTGGCGGCTTCACGCGCAAGGGACGCAGTGGCGGCTTCGGCGCGCGCCCGGCGCGGCTCCGCGAGGTCGAGGTCAGCGAGCGCAGCCGCCTCGTGACGGGCCTCGCCGAGTTCGACCGGGTGATGGGCGGCGGTATCATGCACGGCTCGCTCACGCTCGTCGCGGGCGACCCCGGCATCGGCAAATCGACGCTCATGACCGAACTTGGGCGCCATATGCCCGACGCGACGCTCCTCTACGTCACCGGCGAGGAGTCCGCGCAGCAGGTCAAGCTCCGAGCCCAGCGCCTCGGCGTCGACGCCGACCAGTTCTACCTCTTCCCCGAAACCAACGTCGAGGCGATCCTCTCCGCCGCCTATGACGTGCGCCCCGACGTGCTGATCGTCGACTCGATCCAGACCATCTTCCGGCCAGACCTCACCAGCGCACCTGGCTCCGTGTCGCAGGTCCGCGAATCGGCCGCCGCGCTCCTCGACCTCACCAAGACGCTCCCGACGAGCACGTTTCTGGTCGGCCACGTCACCAAGTCGGGCAGCATCGCCGGGCCGCGCGTGCTGGAGCACATGGTCGACACGGTGCTCCACTTCGAGGGCGACCGCCACCACGCCTTCCGCATGCTCCGCGCGATGAAGAACCGCTTCGGGGCCGCCAACGAGATCGGCGTCTTCGAGATGCGCGAGGGAGGGCTGAAGGAGGTCGGCAGCCCGAGCGCGCTGTTTCTGGCGGAGCGGTCGTACGGCCAGTCGGGCTCGGTCGTGGTCTGCTCGATGGAGGGCACGCGCCCGCTGCTCATCGAGGTGCAGGCGCTCGTGACGGCGACGAGCTACGGCACGCCGCAGCGCACCGCGACGGGCTTCGACGCGCGGCGACTCCAACTCCTGCTCGCCGTCCTCGAAAAGCGCGAGGGCCTCCGCTTCTCCCAACACGACGTCTTCCTCAACGTCGCCGGTGGCGTGCGTGTGGACGAGCCCGCCGTCGACCTCGGCGTCGTGCTCGCCGTCGCCTCGTCGTTCCGCGACATCCCGACCGACTCGTCGACCGTCGTGGCGGGCGAGGTGGGGCTCGGGGGCGAGGTGCGCGCCGTGAGCCGGATCGAGCAGCGCCTCGGCGAGGCGAAGCAACTTGGGTTTGAGCGCTTTCTTTTGCCGAAGCCCTCCGCGTCCGACCTCCGTGCGCCGAAAGGACTCGAACTGCTCCCCGTCCAGCGCGTCAGCGAAGCGCTCGACCTCGCGCTCTAG
- a CDS encoding class I SAM-dependent methyltransferase, with amino-acid sequence MLSLLRAAESLAVPLLLHAALRAARTLSPERRAVLLDAVRRTLSAREEAVQAPIVRLRSVLAADSTPVAVRDYGAGTRARVLGTEAKPESRPIAEIYDKAAASPAWGSVLFRLARALRPRRVLELGTNLGVSAGHLQTALALNEIEAGIQGYLVSIEGDPTLATMARAHLAGIQSPSQPTTVVTGRFDEALPMVLQAHGPFDLVFLDGHHEEAATVRYWHQIAPHLAPGACVVFDDIEPGHDVRRAWRSICAAHPSAERVDLLKLGVLFVDGEA; translated from the coding sequence ATGCTCTCCCTGCTCCGCGCTGCTGAATCTCTAGCGGTGCCTCTGCTTCTCCACGCTGCACTTCGCGCGGCGCGCACGCTCTCACCGGAGCGCCGCGCCGTCTTGCTCGATGCCGTCCGCCGTACCCTCTCCGCACGCGAGGAGGCCGTCCAGGCGCCGATCGTGCGCCTCCGATCGGTGCTGGCCGCCGACTCCACGCCCGTGGCGGTGCGCGACTATGGCGCGGGGACGCGCGCCCGCGTGCTCGGAACCGAAGCGAAGCCCGAGTCTCGTCCCATTGCGGAGATCTACGACAAGGCGGCAGCCTCGCCAGCCTGGGGCTCCGTGTTGTTCCGGTTGGCTCGCGCGCTACGGCCTCGCCGCGTACTCGAACTGGGCACCAACCTTGGTGTCTCCGCGGGGCATCTGCAGACCGCACTTGCGCTCAACGAGATCGAGGCAGGGATCCAGGGGTATCTCGTCAGCATCGAGGGGGATCCCACGCTTGCGACCATGGCGAGGGCCCACCTGGCAGGCATCCAGTCGCCTTCCCAGCCGACGACCGTCGTGACTGGCCGTTTCGACGAGGCGCTGCCCATGGTACTACAGGCGCACGGCCCGTTCGATCTTGTCTTCCTGGACGGCCACCACGAAGAAGCTGCGACGGTGCGGTACTGGCACCAAATCGCCCCGCATCTCGCGCCAGGTGCCTGCGTGGTATTCGACGACATCGAGCCGGGTCACGACGTGCGACGCGCATGGCGATCGATTTGCGCTGCGCACCCCAGCGCGGAGCGGGTTGACCTCCTCAAGCTCGGCGTGCTCTTCGTCGACGGGGAAGCCTAG
- a CDS encoding sigma-70 family RNA polymerase sigma factor has translation MNPPHASLTDEQLVAAYLNQGDERAFTTLMSRHQERVFGFLVGMVRDRQTANDLFQDTFLRVIQAMNKQRGSYEPQGRWLGWVLRIARNAALDHLRSRKKFADVAPVDEDDGASFWERLTDAEQPDAFDELHHQQITRELEALIERLPPEQREVVMLRHEGDLTFREIAEITEVSINTALGRMRYALINLRKMIDDEFEPEPETLKKKAVRRQAVRRPTSSFTNGKMV, from the coding sequence ATGAACCCACCCCACGCCTCCTTGACCGACGAGCAACTCGTTGCGGCCTACCTCAATCAGGGCGACGAACGCGCGTTCACGACCCTCATGTCGCGCCATCAAGAGCGCGTCTTTGGGTTCCTCGTGGGCATGGTGCGCGACCGACAAACCGCCAATGACCTCTTCCAAGACACCTTCCTGCGCGTCATCCAGGCGATGAACAAGCAGCGCGGGTCCTACGAGCCGCAGGGCCGCTGGCTGGGCTGGGTGCTTCGAATCGCGCGCAACGCCGCGCTCGACCACCTCCGCAGCCGTAAGAAGTTCGCCGACGTGGCACCGGTCGACGAGGACGACGGGGCCTCGTTCTGGGAGCGCCTCACCGATGCCGAGCAGCCGGACGCGTTCGACGAACTGCACCACCAGCAGATCACGCGAGAGCTGGAAGCACTGATCGAGCGGCTGCCGCCTGAGCAGCGCGAAGTGGTGATGCTGCGCCACGAAGGCGACCTCACCTTCCGCGAGATCGCCGAGATCACCGAGGTGTCGATCAACACGGCGCTTGGGCGGATGCGCTACGCGCTCATCAACCTCCGCAAGATGATCGATGACGAGTTCGAGCCGGAGCCAGAAACCCTAAAAAAAAAGGCCGTCCGTAGACAGGCAGTGAGGCGTCCAACATCATCGTTTACAAACGGTAAGATGGTGTAA